The following are from one region of the Microbacterium sp. BK668 genome:
- the galU gene encoding UTP--glucose-1-phosphate uridylyltransferase GalU, with amino-acid sequence MTTSSIKAVIPAAGLGTRFLPATKAMPKEMLPVVDKPAIQYVVEEAVAAGIDDILVIIGRNKNALANHFDRVTELEHTLEQKGDHSKLERVMQPSSLADIHFVRQGDPKGLGHAVLRAKKHVGNETFAVMLGDDLIDARDPLLARMIEVSTSQSATVVALMRVDPSQIHLYGCADVDPTDEDDVVSIKGLVEKPSPADAPSDLAIIGRYVLKPEIFDVLDETEPGKGGEIQLTDALEVLAADTSIAGPVLGVVFDGRRYDTGDRLEYLKSSIQLALDRDDLGPDLAAWIKEISPALPA; translated from the coding sequence ATGACTACTTCCTCGATCAAGGCGGTCATCCCCGCTGCAGGCCTCGGTACGCGCTTCCTTCCCGCCACCAAGGCGATGCCGAAGGAGATGCTGCCCGTCGTCGACAAGCCCGCCATCCAGTACGTGGTCGAAGAGGCGGTGGCCGCCGGCATCGATGACATCCTCGTGATCATCGGGCGCAACAAGAACGCGCTGGCCAACCACTTCGACCGGGTCACCGAGCTCGAGCACACGCTTGAGCAGAAGGGCGACCACAGCAAGCTCGAGCGCGTCATGCAGCCGAGCTCGCTCGCCGACATCCACTTCGTGCGCCAGGGCGACCCCAAGGGTCTCGGGCACGCCGTCCTCCGGGCCAAGAAGCACGTCGGCAACGAGACATTCGCGGTGATGCTGGGCGACGACCTGATCGACGCCCGCGACCCCCTCCTCGCGCGCATGATCGAAGTCTCGACGTCTCAGTCGGCAACCGTGGTCGCCCTCATGCGGGTCGACCCGTCGCAGATCCACCTCTATGGGTGCGCAGACGTCGACCCGACCGACGAGGATGACGTCGTTTCCATCAAGGGGCTGGTCGAGAAGCCTTCGCCGGCCGATGCGCCGAGCGACCTGGCCATCATCGGCCGATACGTGCTCAAGCCCGAGATCTTCGACGTCCTCGACGAGACCGAGCCCGGCAAGGGCGGCGAGATCCAGCTGACAGACGCCCTCGAGGTTCTCGCGGCTGACACGTCGATCGCGGGTCCGGTCCTGGGGGTTGTCTTCGATGGACGACGCTACGACACGGGGGACCGCCTCGAGTATCTGAAGTCCAGCATCCAGCTCGCCCTCGACCGGGACGACCTCGGACCCGACCTCGCCGCGTGGATCAAGGAGATCTCGCCCGCGCTGCCCGCATGA
- a CDS encoding VanZ family protein, with the protein MTIRTPGRPGVPARIIGIVLLAAYLALGATIVLWPQRVDGDSLDVYRVLYQLYGRGMPRWITYDVVQFAANVVLAAPMAFFLAMILPGRLWWVAALLCSALFGLGEAAQFFLPSRMPSVWDVVANSAGAVIGALLWRGTGGRPRSRRFY; encoded by the coding sequence ATGACGATCAGGACGCCGGGCCGCCCAGGGGTCCCCGCACGGATCATCGGCATCGTGCTGCTGGCCGCTTACCTCGCGCTGGGGGCGACGATCGTGCTGTGGCCGCAGCGCGTGGACGGCGACTCCCTGGACGTCTACCGCGTGCTCTACCAGCTCTACGGGCGCGGAATGCCGAGATGGATCACCTACGACGTCGTGCAGTTCGCGGCGAACGTCGTGCTGGCGGCGCCGATGGCCTTCTTCCTGGCGATGATCCTGCCGGGGAGACTGTGGTGGGTCGCCGCACTCCTCTGCTCGGCACTGTTCGGTCTCGGCGAGGCAGCCCAGTTCTTCCTGCCCTCGCGCATGCCGAGCGTCTGGGATGTCGTCGCCAACTCCGCAGGAGCCGTGATCGGCGCTCTTCTCTGGCGGGGAACGGGCGGACGGCCACGGAGTCGACGCTTCTACTGA
- a CDS encoding acyltransferase family protein, with protein sequence MVTDTSTTRSGSPSTAGPPKRYLTGVQGLRTIAALLVAIYHIWFGRVSGGVDVFFVVAGYFATLSLLKLATIDSSRRASFIGRYHLRTARRVIPSAAVVIFATVVAGRFWIPPALWDTTITHGVASIIFGENWQLIRSATDYLQQGAMASPFQQFWALSLQVQFYVIFPLLVASAVAVAVRVGREPRKIVAVMASVIFLASFAYSVYLTAVDQPVAYFSTLTRLWEFMAGVLAAILLTRELRNKTIAAALGWLGLIVLLSLGAIFDLSTMFPGAIALVPAGAAILIIVSAWNSREPRILRARPVLWFAESSFAFYLWHWPLLIFYRLQFGDDMHFFAGLAILVVSAVLAVATTKLVEVPVRSSAFLRRSATATVIACLLLMVPAASAVWLWNRTAAEAYSAAASDVAAHVAGEPITAAPVPAPIYARDDNVDAYSDGCHQTIRSAELTVCESGVVEGSRTIVLVGGSHSLQWLDAVRSVAEETDARVVSMTKSGCVFGEVDAFDDVSFHPSCAEWSTAALESIIADRPSLVVTIGSRSIDGREQIPDAYRLYFDELADAGIPVLALRDNPWFPNDVPVCLDVFGESGCSIDRDAVYRELAALDVPVEPGFTFLDTADDYCDDRTCRVVQDDVLMYRDSNHLTRTWTLTHGDHVTSALREKLLGG encoded by the coding sequence ATGGTCACCGACACCAGCACGACGCGATCGGGCTCGCCATCGACGGCCGGCCCGCCGAAGCGCTATCTCACCGGCGTCCAGGGACTGCGCACGATCGCTGCGCTGCTGGTCGCGATCTACCACATCTGGTTCGGCCGCGTCTCCGGCGGCGTCGACGTGTTCTTCGTGGTGGCCGGATACTTCGCCACGCTGTCGCTTCTCAAGCTGGCGACGATCGACTCTTCCCGTCGCGCATCGTTCATCGGTCGATACCACCTCCGGACCGCGCGCCGAGTCATCCCGTCCGCGGCGGTCGTCATCTTCGCCACCGTGGTGGCGGGGCGGTTCTGGATACCGCCTGCGCTGTGGGATACGACCATCACGCACGGCGTCGCCAGCATCATCTTCGGTGAGAACTGGCAGCTGATCCGTTCCGCGACGGACTATCTCCAACAAGGGGCGATGGCGTCGCCGTTCCAACAGTTCTGGGCGCTGTCGCTGCAGGTGCAGTTCTACGTGATCTTTCCGCTCCTTGTGGCATCGGCTGTCGCTGTCGCGGTGCGCGTCGGTCGAGAGCCGCGCAAGATCGTCGCCGTCATGGCGAGCGTCATCTTCCTCGCTTCATTCGCCTACTCGGTCTATTTGACGGCGGTCGACCAGCCGGTCGCCTACTTCAGCACTCTCACTCGCCTCTGGGAATTCATGGCCGGCGTCCTCGCGGCGATCCTCCTCACGCGAGAGCTTCGCAACAAGACGATCGCGGCCGCTCTCGGCTGGCTCGGCCTCATCGTCCTGTTGAGTCTGGGAGCGATCTTCGACCTGTCCACCATGTTCCCCGGCGCGATCGCGCTCGTTCCGGCCGGCGCTGCGATACTCATCATCGTCAGCGCCTGGAACTCTCGCGAGCCACGCATCCTCCGGGCGCGTCCCGTCCTGTGGTTCGCTGAGTCGTCATTCGCCTTCTACCTGTGGCACTGGCCGCTGCTGATCTTCTATCGCCTGCAGTTCGGCGACGACATGCACTTCTTCGCGGGGCTTGCAATCCTCGTCGTGTCGGCGGTGCTCGCAGTGGCTACGACGAAGCTGGTCGAGGTCCCTGTTCGCAGCTCCGCATTCCTTCGCCGATCTGCGACGGCGACAGTCATCGCCTGCCTTCTCCTGATGGTGCCGGCGGCGAGTGCGGTCTGGCTCTGGAACCGCACTGCCGCCGAGGCGTACTCGGCGGCAGCGAGCGACGTCGCCGCGCATGTGGCGGGTGAGCCGATCACCGCAGCGCCCGTGCCTGCGCCGATCTATGCCCGTGACGACAATGTCGATGCGTACAGCGACGGGTGTCACCAGACGATCCGGTCAGCCGAACTGACGGTGTGCGAGTCGGGCGTGGTGGAGGGGTCACGCACCATCGTGCTGGTAGGAGGGTCGCATTCCCTGCAATGGCTGGATGCCGTCAGAAGCGTCGCGGAAGAGACGGACGCGCGAGTCGTCTCGATGACGAAGAGCGGATGCGTCTTCGGAGAGGTGGACGCGTTCGACGACGTCAGCTTCCACCCCTCGTGTGCCGAGTGGTCTACCGCAGCACTCGAGAGCATCATCGCCGATCGGCCGTCTCTCGTCGTCACGATCGGGTCGCGGTCGATCGACGGCCGTGAGCAGATCCCCGACGCCTATCGCCTCTACTTCGACGAGCTTGCAGACGCCGGCATCCCGGTGCTCGCTCTGCGAGACAATCCGTGGTTCCCGAACGATGTACCGGTGTGCCTCGACGTGTTCGGCGAGTCGGGCTGCTCGATCGATCGGGACGCCGTCTACAGAGAGCTGGCCGCTCTCGATGTCCCGGTCGAGCCCGGATTCACGTTCCTCGATACCGCCGACGACTACTGCGACGATCGAACCTGCCGCGTCGTGCAGGACGACGTCCTCATGTACCGGGACTCCAATCACCTGACCAGGACGTGGACGCTGACCCACGGAGACCACGTGACCTCTGCACTGCGGGAGAAGCTGCTCGGAGGCTGA
- a CDS encoding sugar transferase, with protein MATSFALDDRTSTKPSATITSRAARAAAKPSVKWERQYARALVVSDSILIALALIATVLVVPHPATVSVEVIAASAEVSVWVVVAVIAIAIGTLLSLSGSRTSRVVGVGSQEYRAVVRSCFLAITSVALFAYVFRVSGLPFILAAGLAATVGVLLLSRWVARRWLVAQRKQGRMANRVLLVGSEESVASTARDLQRNPAAGLYVVGGCTPTGRIADYIPGTEIAVSGSVSNVMDALRRVSADTVLITSSNELSADTVRTLSWQLEPGQQHLIVAPSLTDIGGPRLHTRPVSGLPLVHVETPRYRGGKLHAKRVFDVLAAGALILLLAPVLVAVMVAVQMSSPGGIFFRQERIGLGGERFSMLKFRSMYVDAEERLAELAQADRDSGNDVMFKMKDDPRVTSIGRILRRFSLDELPQLFNVVRGDMALVGPRPPLDREVRQYADSVHRRFLVKPGITGLWQVSGRSDLDWDATVRLDLFYVENWTLTGDLVILLKTVRAVLRSDGAY; from the coding sequence ATGGCAACGTCGTTCGCGTTGGATGATCGTACGTCGACCAAGCCCTCGGCCACGATCACAAGCAGGGCCGCACGTGCTGCCGCCAAGCCGTCGGTCAAGTGGGAGCGACAGTACGCGCGCGCGCTCGTCGTTTCCGACTCGATCCTGATCGCACTCGCCCTGATCGCCACCGTGCTGGTGGTGCCGCATCCGGCGACGGTCTCGGTGGAGGTCATCGCAGCATCCGCCGAGGTATCCGTCTGGGTCGTCGTCGCGGTCATAGCGATCGCGATAGGCACGCTGCTGTCTCTGTCGGGCAGCCGCACGTCCCGCGTCGTCGGCGTGGGAAGCCAGGAGTACCGGGCGGTCGTCAGGTCGTGCTTCTTGGCGATAACGTCGGTCGCGCTCTTCGCGTACGTGTTCCGGGTTTCGGGTCTCCCTTTCATTCTCGCCGCGGGGCTCGCCGCGACGGTGGGCGTCCTGCTTCTGAGCCGTTGGGTCGCGCGCCGCTGGCTCGTCGCGCAACGGAAGCAGGGCCGGATGGCGAACCGCGTCCTTCTCGTCGGTTCCGAGGAGTCGGTGGCTTCGACGGCTCGTGACCTGCAGCGCAACCCGGCAGCGGGCCTTTATGTCGTCGGTGGCTGCACTCCGACCGGACGCATCGCCGACTACATCCCCGGCACAGAGATCGCCGTCTCCGGATCGGTGTCCAACGTGATGGATGCGCTTCGTCGCGTGTCTGCGGACACGGTTCTCATCACGAGCTCGAATGAGCTGAGCGCCGACACAGTGCGCACGCTCAGCTGGCAGCTCGAGCCCGGTCAGCAGCACCTCATCGTGGCACCGAGCCTCACCGACATCGGCGGTCCCCGCCTCCACACCCGCCCCGTGTCCGGGCTCCCGCTGGTGCACGTCGAAACACCGCGCTATCGCGGGGGCAAGCTGCACGCCAAGCGGGTCTTCGACGTCCTGGCGGCCGGGGCGCTCATCCTGCTCCTCGCACCCGTGCTCGTGGCTGTGATGGTTGCCGTGCAGATGTCGAGCCCCGGGGGGATCTTCTTCCGTCAGGAGCGGATCGGTCTCGGCGGCGAGCGATTCTCCATGCTGAAATTCCGCTCGATGTACGTCGACGCGGAGGAGCGTCTCGCCGAGCTCGCCCAGGCGGACCGCGACAGCGGCAACGACGTGATGTTCAAGATGAAGGATGACCCGCGCGTGACGAGCATCGGTCGCATCCTGCGCCGGTTCAGCCTCGACGAGCTGCCTCAGCTGTTCAACGTGGTGCGGGGCGACATGGCGCTCGTGGGCCCGCGTCCGCCGCTCGATCGTGAAGTCCGGCAGTACGCGGACTCCGTGCACCGGCGCTTTCTCGTCAAGCCGGGCATCACGGGTCTCTGGCAGGTCAGCGGCCGAAGTGACCTCGACTGGGATGCGACAGTGCGGCTGGATCTGTTCTACGTCGAGAACTGGACGCTGACAGGCGACCTCGTGATCCTGCTCAAGACGGTCCGCGCGGTTCTGAGAAGCGACGGCGCGTACTGA
- a CDS encoding polysaccharide pyruvyl transferase family protein codes for MTINLRGVEVVHWNPRRHLGGSRLARRLPRVVRVNNFGDLIGPLVVRELAKSVHGRGDGRRLLSVGSTLHFARDGDTVWGTGRNGKTPDDAYRFSTLDVRATRGPLTRAWLIERGITAPAVYGDPALLLPTLFPRFAESLSLRSRSVTIVPNLHDAPHWRDSPGFLDPTTRLWACVRAIAESSHVVASSLHGIIIAETFGVPASLLLPGVEDLFKYRDYFEGTGRELPHASRTLAEALDNPAPPLRGWKAEPLLDAFPRDLWSGSSPHVEAARTAPRAV; via the coding sequence ATGACGATCAACCTCCGCGGCGTCGAAGTCGTTCACTGGAACCCCCGTCGCCACCTCGGCGGCAGCCGACTCGCTCGCAGGCTGCCGCGAGTTGTGCGCGTGAACAACTTCGGCGATCTCATCGGGCCGCTCGTCGTCCGCGAGCTCGCCAAGTCCGTGCACGGACGCGGCGACGGCCGGCGGCTGCTGTCGGTCGGATCCACATTGCACTTCGCCAGAGACGGCGACACGGTGTGGGGCACCGGGCGGAACGGCAAGACGCCCGACGACGCCTACCGATTCTCGACGCTCGACGTGCGCGCCACTCGCGGTCCTCTGACCCGGGCCTGGCTGATCGAACGCGGCATCACGGCGCCGGCCGTCTACGGCGACCCCGCGCTCCTCCTCCCGACCCTGTTCCCTCGCTTCGCGGAGAGCCTCTCGCTGCGCAGCCGCTCGGTAACCATCGTGCCCAACCTGCACGATGCTCCGCACTGGCGCGATTCCCCTGGTTTCCTGGATCCGACGACGCGACTGTGGGCCTGCGTCCGGGCGATTGCCGAAAGCTCGCACGTCGTCGCCTCCTCACTGCACGGCATCATCATCGCCGAGACGTTCGGTGTGCCGGCGTCGCTTCTGCTGCCGGGCGTGGAAGACCTGTTCAAGTACCGGGACTACTTCGAGGGAACGGGCCGAGAGCTTCCGCACGCGTCCAGGACGCTCGCCGAAGCGCTCGACAACCCTGCGCCGCCGCTTCGCGGCTGGAAGGCGGAACCTCTCCTCGACGCCTTTCCTCGAGACCTGTGGTCCGGCAGTTCCCCTCACGTCGAAGCGGCGCGAACCGCTCCCCGCGCAGTCTGA
- a CDS encoding glycosyltransferase, with protein sequence MPTIVVQQTLAPPDGTTKFVDQMIGMENPRIVHRFDSWKSAIFGRYDVFHAHWPELTIRGSSRVRRFVRRRYLDAFLLRAKLMRTPIVRHLHNVEPHEPGDAAETRSLRRFDRATDLYIRLNPTTTPPTDRPVVTALHGHYRSAYAKYALPDPRRGRLLYFGIIRPYKNVDGLARIFSQLDADDLSLRIVGSPSVGQREIIETHCDRDPRITATLRYVTDEELVTEVGLAELVILPYHEMHNSGAILVAMSLGRPVLAPRTASNSALSAEVGEGWIIEYDGDLTPETIRGALDEVRRGERSAEPDLSERDWDHVGRIIEGAYRQAIERVKRR encoded by the coding sequence TTGCCGACGATCGTCGTGCAGCAGACGCTCGCACCCCCGGACGGCACGACCAAGTTCGTCGACCAGATGATCGGCATGGAGAATCCGCGCATCGTGCACCGGTTCGACTCATGGAAGAGTGCGATCTTCGGACGCTACGACGTCTTCCATGCTCACTGGCCCGAGCTGACCATCCGCGGAAGTTCTCGCGTGCGCCGCTTCGTGCGACGCCGGTACCTCGACGCCTTCCTCCTGCGGGCGAAGCTGATGCGAACGCCGATCGTGAGGCACCTCCACAACGTCGAGCCGCACGAACCGGGAGATGCCGCCGAGACGCGTTCCCTCCGGCGGTTCGACCGCGCAACCGACCTCTACATCAGGCTCAATCCGACCACCACGCCGCCGACCGACCGGCCCGTCGTCACGGCGCTGCACGGCCACTACCGGTCCGCTTATGCGAAGTATGCGCTCCCCGATCCCCGTCGCGGTCGGCTGCTCTATTTCGGCATCATCCGTCCGTACAAGAATGTCGACGGCCTCGCCAGGATCTTCTCCCAGCTGGACGCCGACGATCTCTCCTTGCGCATCGTCGGCTCCCCGAGCGTGGGTCAGAGAGAGATCATCGAGACTCATTGCGACCGCGACCCGCGGATCACGGCGACGCTTCGCTATGTGACGGACGAGGAGCTCGTCACGGAGGTCGGCCTTGCAGAGCTGGTCATCCTCCCGTACCACGAGATGCACAACTCCGGCGCGATCCTCGTAGCGATGTCACTGGGACGCCCGGTGCTGGCACCGCGCACCGCCAGCAATTCGGCGCTGTCGGCCGAGGTAGGCGAGGGCTGGATCATCGAGTACGACGGCGACCTGACGCCGGAGACCATCCGCGGTGCGCTGGACGAGGTGCGGCGGGGCGAGCGCTCCGCGGAACCCGACCTGTCCGAACGCGACTGGGATCACGTCGGCCGGATCATCGAAGGCGCGTACCGCCAGGCGATCGAGCGAGTGAAGCGCAGATGA
- a CDS encoding lipopolysaccharide biosynthesis protein, which produces MTILGQIVRIAVQLGGIMILARLLTPTDYGLLAMVTAIIGVGELVRDFGLGSAAIQARTLSRGQKNNLFWINAGIGAVLMLVTIAASWPIADFYDDPRLQPITAALSVTFLLNGLSTQFRAHMSRSLRFGRLVIVETGAQVIALAVGVTMAFAGAAYWSLVGQSVAQTIAALALLLFLTGWLPGGVSRREPMRGLLSYGSNMFGTQLLAYASRNVDSIVIGARFGAGPLGIYNRAFQLMMLPLLQLNAPSTRVALPVLSRLQDDRARYAQFITFGQSALLTVLGAALALLGAQAESVVRIMLGPQWLEAVPVFRILLVAGFFQAAGYAVYWVFLSKGLMRQNMYYSLATRPLMIAMILFGSIWGMYGVAIAYSASVVVMWPVSLLWIRRISDAPVGAMFWNGARAMAVYGAGCIASALATFAIPADLPFVRVIVGGSALLVWIALMALVWPRYRRDILDFLSARRYFRRSRAGKSSPDSAVTPDPGNDTVNDEGIAPR; this is translated from the coding sequence GTGACGATTCTTGGGCAGATCGTACGGATCGCGGTCCAGCTGGGCGGGATCATGATCCTCGCCCGGCTGCTGACACCGACGGACTACGGTCTCTTGGCGATGGTGACGGCGATCATCGGCGTGGGAGAGCTCGTCCGCGACTTCGGACTCGGCTCTGCAGCCATCCAGGCGCGTACCCTCAGTCGGGGTCAGAAGAACAATCTGTTCTGGATCAACGCGGGCATCGGCGCCGTCCTGATGCTGGTGACCATCGCCGCATCGTGGCCGATCGCGGACTTCTACGACGATCCGCGCCTGCAGCCGATCACCGCCGCCCTGTCGGTCACCTTTCTCCTCAACGGACTGTCCACGCAGTTCCGGGCACACATGTCGCGCTCGCTTCGATTCGGACGACTGGTGATCGTCGAGACGGGAGCGCAGGTGATCGCGCTCGCCGTGGGAGTCACCATGGCCTTCGCCGGGGCGGCGTACTGGTCGCTGGTGGGTCAGTCAGTCGCTCAGACGATTGCTGCGCTCGCCCTCCTGCTGTTCCTCACCGGCTGGCTTCCTGGCGGCGTGTCGCGCCGAGAGCCGATGCGCGGCCTCTTGAGCTACGGCTCGAACATGTTCGGCACCCAGCTGCTGGCCTACGCGAGCCGGAACGTGGACTCCATCGTCATCGGCGCCCGCTTCGGCGCCGGTCCCCTCGGCATCTACAACCGAGCATTCCAGCTCATGATGCTGCCCCTTCTGCAGCTGAACGCGCCGTCGACCCGCGTGGCGCTGCCGGTTCTGTCCAGGCTCCAGGATGACCGCGCGCGCTATGCGCAGTTCATCACGTTCGGTCAGTCCGCCCTCCTCACGGTCCTCGGAGCCGCGCTCGCGCTGCTCGGCGCACAGGCGGAGTCGGTGGTCCGCATCATGCTCGGTCCGCAGTGGCTCGAGGCGGTGCCCGTCTTCCGGATCCTGCTCGTCGCCGGCTTCTTCCAGGCGGCCGGATATGCCGTCTACTGGGTCTTTCTGTCCAAAGGACTCATGCGGCAGAACATGTACTACTCGCTCGCTACCCGACCCCTCATGATCGCGATGATCCTCTTCGGCTCGATCTGGGGGATGTATGGCGTCGCGATCGCCTACTCTGCCTCCGTCGTGGTCATGTGGCCCGTCTCGCTCCTATGGATCCGCCGAATCTCGGATGCGCCGGTCGGCGCGATGTTCTGGAACGGCGCACGCGCGATGGCCGTCTACGGCGCGGGGTGCATCGCGTCGGCGCTGGCGACGTTTGCCATTCCGGCCGATCTGCCTTTCGTCCGCGTCATCGTGGGTGGTTCGGCCCTGCTCGTGTGGATTGCGCTCATGGCGCTGGTGTGGCCCCGTTACAGGCGGGACATCCTCGACTTCCTGTCAGCCCGCCGCTACTTCCGTCGGAGCAGAGCCGGGAAGTCCTCACCGGATTCGGCGGTCACGCCGGATCCTGGCAACGACACCGTGAACGACGAAGGGATCGCCCCGCGATGA
- a CDS encoding glycosyltransferase family 4 protein, with translation MTDLKSNPSEVGANVQSALPLSVVFVVLSMHGGGAEFVARTWMAWLVKRGYRVSVVTTSSKATDEHIPDGVAVHRLGGARGHLAKARALREVFSTTGADIAVGLQAHANLLLLTAAMLAGSDAPKVIVSERNLVSLGLAGSGPRHRLKIWIAKKLYPRADHVIAISHPVGGELVAGFGVRGDRMTVVPNPATAKIAGRPPLPRQPGLDSGVQIVLPCRLVIQKRPTLAIETAAELNRRGIAAEVVSFGGGPLLEEMNRAAEAAGVTFTDRGWVEDWFAHFATNAVVLLPSSREGFGNVLVEAAAMGVPSVAASGALGVADAIVPGVTGELALTDAAADFADAVERASLLPVTGIDAWLTRFSVESSGRDLERVLHLVSGRGGSS, from the coding sequence ATGACCGACCTCAAATCGAATCCCTCCGAGGTGGGGGCGAATGTGCAGAGCGCTCTTCCTCTCTCGGTCGTGTTCGTCGTGCTCTCGATGCACGGCGGTGGAGCGGAATTCGTCGCGCGCACCTGGATGGCGTGGCTTGTGAAGCGCGGCTACCGCGTGAGCGTCGTCACAACCTCATCGAAGGCGACCGACGAGCACATACCCGATGGCGTCGCCGTGCATCGCCTGGGCGGAGCAAGAGGACACCTCGCCAAGGCCCGCGCCCTTCGCGAGGTGTTCTCCACGACTGGCGCCGATATCGCCGTCGGCCTTCAGGCGCATGCGAACCTGCTTCTTCTGACGGCGGCGATGCTTGCAGGCTCGGACGCACCGAAGGTGATCGTCAGTGAGCGCAACCTCGTCTCGCTCGGCCTCGCCGGGTCGGGCCCGCGTCACCGACTCAAGATCTGGATCGCGAAGAAGCTGTACCCGCGCGCCGACCATGTCATCGCGATCTCGCACCCGGTCGGCGGCGAGCTGGTGGCCGGCTTCGGCGTGCGCGGCGACCGGATGACGGTGGTGCCCAACCCCGCAACGGCGAAGATCGCGGGCCGTCCGCCCCTGCCCCGGCAGCCCGGGCTCGACTCCGGGGTACAGATCGTCCTCCCCTGCCGCCTGGTCATCCAGAAACGTCCGACGCTTGCGATCGAGACCGCGGCAGAGCTCAACCGCCGGGGCATCGCCGCCGAGGTTGTGTCATTCGGGGGCGGTCCACTCCTCGAGGAGATGAACCGGGCAGCGGAAGCGGCCGGCGTGACCTTCACTGATCGCGGTTGGGTGGAGGACTGGTTCGCTCACTTCGCGACGAACGCCGTCGTCCTCCTTCCGTCCAGTCGTGAGGGCTTCGGCAATGTGCTCGTCGAAGCAGCGGCGATGGGCGTTCCGTCGGTCGCGGCATCCGGCGCTCTCGGCGTGGCTGACGCCATCGTCCCAGGGGTCACCGGCGAACTCGCCCTCACGGACGCCGCCGCCGACTTCGCCGATGCGGTCGAACGAGCGAGCCTGCTTCCCGTGACCGGCATCGACGCGTGGCTGACGCGCTTCTCCGTCGAGTCCAGCGGCCGGGATCTCGAGCGAGTACTGCACCTCGTCTCGGGACGGGGCGGATCATCATGA
- a CDS encoding glycosyltransferase family 2 protein yields the protein MTDLERITVVLPCYNAAEFAESAIDRLLGQEGVDLEIVAVDDASTDGTARLLTELAARHECVRAILLERNGGVAAAREAGVTAATGTYVWFVDADDDWPPDALRSMVGVAAATNADIVCAGATVTAEGHADKPVGEVPDQPLLTGAEALRSLLVGDITGHLWNKLFRRDLLEKITFTRIRQHSDQAMVAQALVEARRVATLQRSVYTYRLRVGSIIRSGAKRADSLRELGEVIESCVSRVDKRALRGVDYLYYRARYSVLSRLKDATSGAYDPPERSALLKEIRGEMSMRQLAALARRRDSRRLAIYTIGWISPRGYGAVLDRAGGRL from the coding sequence ATGACCGACCTGGAGCGGATCACCGTCGTCCTTCCCTGCTACAACGCAGCGGAGTTCGCCGAGAGCGCGATCGACCGCCTGCTTGGTCAGGAGGGCGTGGACCTGGAGATCGTCGCGGTCGACGATGCCTCGACGGACGGCACGGCGCGCCTTCTCACTGAGCTGGCCGCCCGACACGAGTGCGTTCGCGCCATCCTGCTCGAGCGAAACGGCGGTGTCGCCGCAGCGCGCGAGGCGGGCGTGACCGCCGCGACCGGCACCTACGTCTGGTTCGTCGATGCGGACGACGACTGGCCACCCGACGCCCTGCGCTCGATGGTCGGTGTGGCGGCGGCCACGAATGCGGACATCGTGTGCGCCGGAGCCACTGTGACGGCCGAAGGTCACGCAGACAAGCCGGTGGGCGAGGTGCCCGATCAGCCGCTGCTCACGGGGGCCGAGGCTCTGCGCAGTCTGCTCGTCGGTGACATCACGGGGCATCTGTGGAACAAGCTGTTCCGTCGTGATCTGCTCGAGAAGATCACGTTCACCCGCATCCGGCAGCATTCCGACCAGGCTATGGTCGCTCAGGCGCTCGTGGAAGCCCGACGTGTCGCGACGCTGCAGCGGTCGGTGTACACATACCGCCTGCGCGTCGGTTCGATCATCCGGTCGGGGGCGAAGCGGGCCGACTCGCTGCGCGAGCTCGGCGAGGTCATCGAATCGTGCGTGTCTCGGGTCGACAAGCGTGCACTGCGCGGCGTCGACTACCTCTACTATCGTGCGCGCTACAGTGTGCTCTCCCGGCTGAAAGACGCGACCTCAGGCGCCTATGACCCGCCGGAGCGCTCAGCGCTCCTGAAGGAGATCCGCGGCGAGATGTCGATGAGACAACTTGCCGCGCTCGCGCGGCGACGCGACAGTCGCCGTCTCGCCATCTACACGATCGGTTGGATCAGCCCCCGCGGATACGGAGCGGTGCTCGATCGTGCGGGCGGGCGACTGTAG